A segment of the Streptomyces sp. NBC_01235 genome:
GTACGGCAGGGCGACCCCGGAGGCCCTGGCGGAGTCGGCGCTGTGGGAGGCGTCCCTCTTCGAGGAGCACGACTTCCGGGACATCAAGATCTCCGTCAAGCACAACGACCCGGTGATCATGGTCGAGGCCTACCGTCAGCTCGCCGCCCAGTGCGACTACCCGCTGCACCTGGGCGTCACGGAGGCGGGCCCCGCCTTCCAGGGCACGATCAAGTCGGCGGTGGCCTTCGGCGCGCTGCTGTCCCAGGGCATCGGCGACACGATCCGGGTGTCGCTGAGCGCGCCGCCGGTGGAGGAGGTCAAGGTCGGCATCCAGATCCTGGAGTCCCTGGGCCTCAGGCAGCGGCGGCTGGAGATCGTCTCCTGCCCGTCCTGCGGCCGCGCCCAGGTCGACGTGTACAAGCTGGCCGACGAGGTCACGGCGGGCCTGGAGGGCATGGAGGTCCCGTTGCGCGTCGCGGTCATGGGGTGTGTGGTCAACGGCCCCGGCGAGGCACGGGAGGCGGACCTGGGGGTCGCCTCCGGCAACGGCAAGGGCCAGATCTTCGTGAAGGGCGAGGTCATCAAGACCGTCCCCGAATCGAAGATCGTGGAGACCCTCATCGAAGAGGCCATGAAGATCGCCGAACAGATGGAACAGGACGGCGTCGCGTCGGGGGAGCCGGCCGTCACCGTGAGTTGAACAGCACGGACCGAAGGGGGCCCGACGTGACGATCCTGGAGAACATCCGGCAACCACGTGACCTGAAGGCGCTGTCCGAGGCGGAACTCGGTGAACTGTCCGAAGAGATAAGGGATTTCCTGGTGCACGCGGTCGCCAGGACCGGCGGACACCTCGGGCCCAACCTGGGCGTGGTGGAACTGACCATCGCGCTGCACCGGGTCTTCGAGTCGCCGGTCGACCGCATCCTGTGGGACACCGGCCACCAGAGCTATGTGCACAAGATGCTGACAGGGCGTCAGGACTTCTCCAAGCTGCGCGGCAAAGGGGGCCTGTCCGGATACCCCTCCCGTGAGGAGTCCGAGCACGACGTCATCGAGAACAGCCACGCCTCCACCGCGCTCGGCTGGGCCGACGGGCTCGCCAAGGCCCGCCAGGTGCAGGGCGAGAAGGGCCATGTCGTCGCGGTCATCGGTGACGGCGCGCTCACCGGCGGCATGGCCTGGGAGGCGCTGAACAACATCGCCGCCGCCAAGGACCGGCCGCTGATCATCGTCGTCAACGACAACGAGCGCTCGTACGCGCCGACCATCGGCGGGCTCGCCAACCACCTGGCGACCCTGCGCACCACCGACGGCTACGAGAAGGTGCTGGCCTGGGGGAAGGACGTCCTGCTGCGCACGCCGGTCGTCGGGCACACGGTCTACGAGTCGCTGCACGGCGCGAAGAAGGGCTTCAAGGACGCGTTCGCGCCGCAGGGCATGTTCGAGGACCTCGGCCTGAAATACGTCGGCCCGATCGACGGGCACGACCTCAAGGCCGTCGAGTCCGCGCTGCGGCGGGCCAAGCGCTTCCACGGGCCGGTGCTGGTGCACTGCCTGACCGAGAAGGGGCGGGGCTACGAGCCCGCGCTGGCGCACGAGGAGGACCACTTCCACACCGTCGGTGTGATGGACCCGCTGACCTGCGCGCCGCTCAGCCCCTCCAGCGGGCCGTCGTGGACGTCCGTCTTCGGCGACGAGATCGTGGCCATCGGCGAGGAACGGGACGACGTCGTGGCGATCACGGCGGCGATGCTGCACCCGGTGGGGCTCGGCAGGTTCGCCGAACGCTTCCCGGAGCGCGTGTGGGACGTCGGCATAGCCGAACAGCACGCGGCCGTGAGCGCGGCCGGCCTGGCGACCGGCGGCCTGCACCCCGTCGTCGCCGTCTACGCCACGTTCCTCAACCGGGCCTTCGACCAGTTGCTGATGGACGTGGCCCTGCACCGCTGCGGGGTGACGTTCGTGCTGGACCGGGCCGGGGTGACCGGCGTCGACGGCGCGTCCCACAACGGCATGTGGGACATGTCCGTCCTCCAGGTCGTCCCGGGACTGCGCATCGCGGCCCCGCGCGACGCCGAGCGACTGCGCACGCAGTTGCGGGAGGCGGTAGCGGTGGACGACGCGCCGACGCTGGTCCGCTTCCCGAAGGAGTCGGTCGGGCCGGAGATCCCGGCGGTCGGCAGGGTGGGCGGCATGGACGTGCTGCACCGGGGCGAGCGGGCCGACGTGCTCCTCGTGGCCGTCGGCGTCATGGCGCCGGTGTGCTTGCAGGCCGCCGAGCTGCTGGCGGCGCGGGGCGTCAACTGCACGGTCGTCGACCCGCGTTGGGTAAAACCCGTCGACCCGGCCCTGCCCGGCCTCGCCGCCGAGCACCGTCTGGTGGCCGTCGTCGAGGACAACAGCCGTGCCGCCGGGGTCGGTTCGGCGGTGGCGCTGGCCCTGGGCGATGCCGAGGTCGACGTGCCCGTACGGAGGTTCGGGATCCCGGAGCAGTTCCTCGCGCACGCCAAGCGCGGCGAGGTGCTCGCCGACATCGGCCTCACGCCCGTCGAGGTGGCCGGCCGGATCAGCGCGAGCCTGGCCGTCAAGGACGTCAGGTCCGCCGACGGCCTCGTCGTCGGCGCAGTCAAGGAGAAAGCTGAATGACCACGGAGTTCGACCTCGGCGCCCTCCTGGCCGAACGAGGAGCCGAGCGCTACGAGTTGCACGGCAAGTACCTCAACCACCAACTGCCGCGCATGCTGCACACCATCGGCTTCGACAAGGTCTACGAGCGCGGCGAGGGCGCGTACTTCTGGGACGCGGACGGCGACGACTACCTGGACATGCTCGCCGGGTTCGGCGTCATGGGCCTGGGCCGCCACCATCCCGTCGTCCGCAAGGCGCTGCACGACGTCCTCGACGCCCAGCTCGCCGACCTCACCCGCTTCGACTGCCAGCCGCTGCCCGGACTGCTGGCCGAGAAGCTGCTCTCGCACAGCCCGCATCTGGACCGGGCGTTCTTCGGCAACAGCGGCACCGAGGCGGTGGAGACCGCGCTGAAGTTCGCCCGGTACGCGACCGGCAGACCGAGGATCCTGTACTGCGACCACGCCTTCCACGGACTCACCACGGGCTCGCTGTCCGTGAACGGCGAGTCGGGATTCCGGGACGGGTTCGCGCCCCTGCTGCCCGACACGGCGGTCCCGCTCGGTGATCTCGACGCGCTGGCGAGGGAGTTGAAGAAGGGCGACGTCGCCGCCCTGATCGTCGAGCCGATCCAGGGCAAGGGCGTGCACGAGGCACCGCCCGGCTATCTGCGCGCCGCCCAGGAACTGCTGCACAAGCACAAGGCACTGCTCATCGCCGACGAGGTGCAGACCGGCCTCGGCCGCACCGGCGACTTCTACGCCTACCAGCACGAGGAGGGCGTCGAGCCGGACCTGGTGTGCGTGGCCAAGGCGCTGTCGGGCGGGTATGTGCCGGTGGGCGCCACCCTCGGCAAGGACTGGATCTTCAAGAAGGTCTACTCGTCGATGGACCGGGTGCTGGTGCACTCCGCGAGCTTCGGGTCCAACGCGCAGGCCATGGCGGCCGGGCTTGCGGTGCTGTCCGTCATGGAGAACGAGCAGATCGTCGCGGGCGCCCGGCTGACAGGCGATCGCCTGAAATCCCGGCTCGCCGCCCTGATCGACACCTACGAGCTGCTGGCCGACGTCCGCGGCCGGGGCCTGATGATCGGCATCGAGTTCGGAAAGCCCCGGTCACTGAAGCTGCGCAGCCGCTGGACCATGCTCCAGGCGGCTCGCAAGGGACTGTTCGCGCAGATGGTGGTCGTGCCGCTGCTCCAGCGGCACCGGATCCTCACCCAGGTCTCCGGCGACCACCTGGAGGTGATCAAGCTGATCCCGCCGTTGATCATCGGCGAGCGGGAGGTGGACCGGTTCGTCGACGCCTTCACCGCCGTGATGGACGACGCGCACAGCGGTGGCGGGCTGATGTGGGACTTCAGCAAGACCCTGGTGAAGCAGGCGGTGGCCAACCGCTGAGGCGGCCTCGGTCGATTTGCCTCAGAGGCAAGAAACTTGCCCCTGAGGCAAGTCGGGCGTGAAATGGAGGCATGAACTCGCCCGAGTCCGAGCCGTCGGCGGAACACGTCGAGGCTCTTCCCGTCGTCGCCCCCCAGCTGCGCGCCCTGCGCCGCCGGGCCGCCCTCACCCTGGAGGCCGCGGCCCGGGCCGCCGGGCTGTCGCCGGGGCACCTCTCCCGCCTGGAGACCGGGCAGCGCCAGCCCTCGCTGCCGATGCTGCTCGCGCTCGCCCGTATCTACGGTACGACGGTCTCGGAGCTGCTCGGCGAGAGGGTCGCCGACCGGGACGCCGTCGTACGCGCCGCCGAGATGGAGCCGACCCGTGCGGGCGGCTGGACGTACTGGCAGGCCGGCGCCTCAGGGCGCGGGATGCAGGCCCTGCGCGTCCACGTCCCGTACGGCTCCCAGGGCGACATCGTGCGGGTGCACCCCGGAGAGGAATGGCTGCACGTCCTGCGGGGGCGGCTGCGGCTGCGCCTCGGGGACACCACGGACCTGCTCGGGCCGGGGGACAGCGCGCACTTCGACTCGCTCACCCCGCACCGCATCGCCGCGCAGGACGCAGACGGGGTCGAGCTCCTCTTCGTCCACACCCTGCTGCAGAGCCCCACGGCCACGCTGTGCCTGGGCCCGACCCCTTCAGAGACCGGAGAGACACCATGAGCGACTTCGAGGAGAAGTTCCCCCGCACCCTGTGGATCCGGCTGATCATCTACATAGCCGTGGGGCACCTCTTCGCGGGCTTCCTCTGGCTGCTGTTCGAGGTGGGGGCCAACCAGTAGGGCCGGCCAGTAGGGCCGGCCCGCTCGGGCAGCGGTGCCGGAGCGATGTCGGAGCGGCGCCGAAGCGTCTGTCAGTCGAGCAGCCGTTCCCGCAGCCGCTCACGGGTCTCGGGAGAGAGGCCGAGGCCCTCCTCCAGGTAGGTGTCGACGCCGCCCCAGATCTCCTCGATGGTCTCGAGCGCCGCCGCGAGGTACTCCGCGCGGGCGTCGAACAGGGGGCTGAGCAGCTCCATGACCTCGGGGGAGTACGCGTCGGCGGAGGTGGCGCTGCGGCGCACCTTGTAGCGGCGGTGCTTGGCGTTGGACTCCAGGTAGTCGGCGAGGATCGCCTCGCGCTCCACGCCCAGGGCGAGCAGCGTCACTGCGATCGACAGACCCGCGCGGTCCTTGCCCGCCGCGCAGTGCATCAGGGCCGGGACGCTGTCCTCGGCGAGCGAGTGCAGCACCCGCGAGTGCTCCGCCGTCCGCTCCTTGACGATCGAGCGGTAGGAGGCGATCATCCGGCCCGCGGCCTTGCCGTCCCCGAGGATCTCGCGCAGCTGGTCGATGTGGCCGTCGCGCACCATCTTCCAGAACTCGGAGCCGTCCGCCGGGTCCGACAGCGGCAGGTTCACGTTGCGCACGCCCGGTAGTTCGACGTCCGGTCCCTCCAGCTTCTGGTCCGCCGCGTTGCGGAAGTCGAAGATCGTGTGCAGGCCCAGGTCGGAGAGGAACGCGGCGTCCTCGTCGCTCGCGTGCGCGAGGTGGCCGCTGCGGAACAGCACGCCGTGGCGCACCCGCCGGCCGTCGACGGTCGGCAGGCCGCCCACGTCCCGGAAGTTGCGCACGCCGGCCAGCTCGGGCTCGGTCGACGGGATCTGCTGCGTCACTGGGGCTCCCTCCTTGTCGGTCTCCGTCGGCGCGGCTCGTGGTGGCCGACGGGACACCTCCACGACCATACGATATGGATTCCCAGGGCAACGGGTTGTCCACAGCCCGGAGAAACCGGACGTCCACCCAGGTGACGACTTGTCCGCCGGAAGTTGCCCGGCGGGCCGACCTCATTCGATGATGTTGGTGCTTGATCGCACCTGTTCGAATTAGTGGGGGTTTGATGCCCGAGATCGCCGACAACGGCCGTACCTGGCTCCTTTCGGGGCCCACGAGCAGCTACGCCCTCCACCTCACCGAGGCCGACGAGCTGGTCCACCTGCACTGGGGCCCGGGCATCGCGCTCGCGGACGCCGAGGCGCTCGCCGTACTCCCGGCGGCCGAGCGCGGGGCGTCCTTCGAGTCCCCGCTCGACGGCCGCGAGGAGTACCCGGTCGAGGGCGGCCCCCGCTTCGTCCGGCCCGCCCTGTCCGTGCGCACCGACGAGCGGCGCGGCACCGAGTGGACCTTCGAGGCGTACGAGACCGACGGCGACGGGCTGCGGCTGCGTTTCCGGGACGGCGGGCTCTGCGTCACCCTGCACTACCGGATGCGAGGGGATGTCGTCGAGCGCTGGACGACCCTGCGCAACGAGGGCGAGCAGCCACTGGAGCTGCTGCGCGCTGACTCCGCCACCTGGAGCCTGCCCGAGCGCGACGGCTGGCGGCTGTCGCAGCTGCACGGCCGCTGGGCGGCGGAGTCGCGGCTCACACGCTCCCCCCTCACCTACGGTGAGAAGGTGATCGGCAGCCGCCGCGGCCACACGGGGCACCAGCACCTGCCCTGGGTGGCGCTGGACA
Coding sequences within it:
- the ispG gene encoding flavodoxin-dependent (E)-4-hydroxy-3-methylbut-2-enyl-diphosphate synthase, coding for MTAVSLGVPEVPVRPVASRRESRRIQVGPVAVGGGAPVSVQSMTTTRTSDIGATLQQIAELTASGCQIVRVACPTQDDADALSTIARKSQIPVIADIHFQPKYVFAAIEAGCAAVRVNPGNIKQFDDKVKEIARAAKDHGTPIRIGVNAGSLDRRLLQKYGRATPEALAESALWEASLFEEHDFRDIKISVKHNDPVIMVEAYRQLAAQCDYPLHLGVTEAGPAFQGTIKSAVAFGALLSQGIGDTIRVSLSAPPVEEVKVGIQILESLGLRQRRLEIVSCPSCGRAQVDVYKLADEVTAGLEGMEVPLRVAVMGCVVNGPGEAREADLGVASGNGKGQIFVKGEVIKTVPESKIVETLIEEAMKIAEQMEQDGVASGEPAVTVS
- the dxs gene encoding 1-deoxy-D-xylulose-5-phosphate synthase gives rise to the protein MTILENIRQPRDLKALSEAELGELSEEIRDFLVHAVARTGGHLGPNLGVVELTIALHRVFESPVDRILWDTGHQSYVHKMLTGRQDFSKLRGKGGLSGYPSREESEHDVIENSHASTALGWADGLAKARQVQGEKGHVVAVIGDGALTGGMAWEALNNIAAAKDRPLIIVVNDNERSYAPTIGGLANHLATLRTTDGYEKVLAWGKDVLLRTPVVGHTVYESLHGAKKGFKDAFAPQGMFEDLGLKYVGPIDGHDLKAVESALRRAKRFHGPVLVHCLTEKGRGYEPALAHEEDHFHTVGVMDPLTCAPLSPSSGPSWTSVFGDEIVAIGEERDDVVAITAAMLHPVGLGRFAERFPERVWDVGIAEQHAAVSAAGLATGGLHPVVAVYATFLNRAFDQLLMDVALHRCGVTFVLDRAGVTGVDGASHNGMWDMSVLQVVPGLRIAAPRDAERLRTQLREAVAVDDAPTLVRFPKESVGPEIPAVGRVGGMDVLHRGERADVLLVAVGVMAPVCLQAAELLAARGVNCTVVDPRWVKPVDPALPGLAAEHRLVAVVEDNSRAAGVGSAVALALGDAEVDVPVRRFGIPEQFLAHAKRGEVLADIGLTPVEVAGRISASLAVKDVRSADGLVVGAVKEKAE
- a CDS encoding aspartate aminotransferase family protein; the encoded protein is MTTEFDLGALLAERGAERYELHGKYLNHQLPRMLHTIGFDKVYERGEGAYFWDADGDDYLDMLAGFGVMGLGRHHPVVRKALHDVLDAQLADLTRFDCQPLPGLLAEKLLSHSPHLDRAFFGNSGTEAVETALKFARYATGRPRILYCDHAFHGLTTGSLSVNGESGFRDGFAPLLPDTAVPLGDLDALARELKKGDVAALIVEPIQGKGVHEAPPGYLRAAQELLHKHKALLIADEVQTGLGRTGDFYAYQHEEGVEPDLVCVAKALSGGYVPVGATLGKDWIFKKVYSSMDRVLVHSASFGSNAQAMAAGLAVLSVMENEQIVAGARLTGDRLKSRLAALIDTYELLADVRGRGLMIGIEFGKPRSLKLRSRWTMLQAARKGLFAQMVVVPLLQRHRILTQVSGDHLEVIKLIPPLIIGEREVDRFVDAFTAVMDDAHSGGGLMWDFSKTLVKQAVANR
- a CDS encoding helix-turn-helix domain-containing protein, with amino-acid sequence MNSPESEPSAEHVEALPVVAPQLRALRRRAALTLEAAARAAGLSPGHLSRLETGQRQPSLPMLLALARIYGTTVSELLGERVADRDAVVRAAEMEPTRAGGWTYWQAGASGRGMQALRVHVPYGSQGDIVRVHPGEEWLHVLRGRLRLRLGDTTDLLGPGDSAHFDSLTPHRIAAQDADGVELLFVHTLLQSPTATLCLGPTPSETGETP
- a CDS encoding DUF6126 family protein gives rise to the protein MSDFEEKFPRTLWIRLIIYIAVGHLFAGFLWLLFEVGANQ
- a CDS encoding tyrosine-protein phosphatase, with the protein product MTQQIPSTEPELAGVRNFRDVGGLPTVDGRRVRHGVLFRSGHLAHASDEDAAFLSDLGLHTIFDFRNAADQKLEGPDVELPGVRNVNLPLSDPADGSEFWKMVRDGHIDQLREILGDGKAAGRMIASYRSIVKERTAEHSRVLHSLAEDSVPALMHCAAGKDRAGLSIAVTLLALGVEREAILADYLESNAKHRRYKVRRSATSADAYSPEVMELLSPLFDARAEYLAAALETIEEIWGGVDTYLEEGLGLSPETRERLRERLLD